From Thermomonas sp. XSG, one genomic window encodes:
- the glmS gene encoding glutamine--fructose-6-phosphate transaminase (isomerizing), protein MCGIVGAIANRDVVPLLVDGLKRLEYRGYDSAGIAVLSGEDVRRVRRTGRVAEMEAAALAEGLDAHLGIGHTRWATHGGVTESNAHPHISHGELALVHNGIIENHEAQRQRLQALGYEFTSQTDTEVVAHLIHYHRAQGGSLLSALQAAVKELHGAYALAVIDKRDPSTLVAARMGCPLLVGLGEGENFVASDVSAIVSATRRVIFLEEGDTAELTRDGVQVFDAGDAPVAREVHVSDVSLASLELGPYRHFMQKEIHEQPRAIGDTVEGIVDAGGFDAGLFGKEAASVLADVESVQILACGTSYYAGLTARYWIEALAGLPCAVDIASEYRYRTVVGNPKQLVVTISQSGETLDTMEALKYAKAQGQDKTLSICNVPESAIPRASRLLFLTRAGAEIGVASTKAFTTQLVALFALAVTLGKLRGKIDEAREGELLEALRHLPGSVQHALNLEPQVASWAEKFAPRQHALFLGRGTHYPIALEGALKLKEISYIHAEGYPAGELKHGPLALVDTQMPVVVIAPNDALLEKVKSNIQEVRARGGEMFVFADADSSFSESEGVHVIRTPRHVGILSPIVHAIPVQLLAYHTALARGTDVDKPRNLAKSVTVE, encoded by the coding sequence ATGTGTGGAATCGTCGGCGCCATCGCCAACCGTGACGTCGTGCCCCTGCTGGTGGATGGCCTGAAGCGACTGGAATACCGCGGCTACGACTCGGCCGGCATCGCGGTGTTGTCCGGGGAGGACGTGCGCCGGGTGCGCCGTACCGGCCGCGTCGCCGAGATGGAGGCCGCCGCCCTGGCGGAAGGCCTGGATGCCCACCTCGGCATCGGCCACACCCGCTGGGCCACCCACGGCGGGGTCACCGAATCCAATGCACATCCGCACATCAGCCATGGCGAGCTGGCGCTGGTGCACAACGGCATCATCGAAAACCACGAGGCGCAGCGGCAGCGGTTGCAGGCGCTGGGCTACGAGTTCACCTCGCAGACCGATACCGAAGTGGTCGCCCACCTGATCCACTACCACCGCGCCCAGGGCGGCAGCCTCCTGTCCGCGCTGCAGGCGGCGGTGAAGGAGCTGCACGGCGCCTATGCGCTGGCGGTGATCGACAAGCGCGATCCGTCCACGCTGGTGGCCGCGCGCATGGGTTGCCCGCTGCTGGTCGGCCTGGGCGAAGGCGAGAATTTCGTCGCCTCGGACGTCTCCGCGATTGTCTCCGCGACGCGGCGGGTGATCTTCCTCGAAGAGGGCGATACCGCCGAGCTGACCCGCGACGGCGTGCAGGTGTTCGACGCCGGCGATGCGCCGGTGGCACGCGAGGTGCACGTGTCCGACGTGTCGCTGGCCTCGCTGGAACTGGGCCCGTACCGCCACTTCATGCAGAAGGAAATCCACGAGCAGCCGCGCGCGATCGGCGACACCGTGGAGGGCATCGTCGATGCGGGCGGCTTCGATGCGGGACTGTTCGGCAAGGAGGCGGCCAGCGTGCTGGCCGACGTCGAGTCGGTGCAGATCCTCGCCTGCGGCACCAGCTACTACGCCGGGTTGACCGCGCGCTACTGGATCGAGGCGCTCGCCGGCCTGCCCTGCGCGGTCGACATCGCCAGCGAGTACCGCTACCGCACCGTGGTGGGCAACCCGAAGCAGCTGGTGGTGACCATTTCGCAGTCCGGCGAAACGCTGGACACGATGGAGGCGCTGAAGTACGCCAAGGCACAGGGGCAGGACAAGACCCTGTCCATCTGCAACGTGCCGGAGTCGGCCATCCCGCGCGCCAGCAGGCTGCTGTTCCTGACCCGCGCCGGCGCCGAGATCGGGGTGGCGTCGACCAAGGCCTTCACCACCCAGCTGGTGGCGCTGTTCGCGCTGGCGGTCACGCTGGGCAAGCTGCGCGGGAAGATCGACGAGGCGCGAGAAGGCGAGCTGCTGGAGGCCCTGCGCCACCTGCCCGGCAGCGTGCAGCACGCACTCAACCTGGAACCGCAGGTGGCGTCGTGGGCCGAGAAGTTCGCGCCGCGGCAGCACGCGCTGTTCCTCGGCCGCGGCACGCATTACCCGATCGCGCTGGAAGGCGCGCTCAAGCTCAAGGAAATTTCGTACATCCACGCCGAGGGCTACCCGGCTGGCGAGCTCAAGCACGGCCCGCTGGCGCTGGTGGACACGCAGATGCCGGTGGTGGTGATCGCGCCCAACGACGCGCTGCTGGAGAAGGTGAAGTCGAACATCCAGGAAGTGCGCGCGCGTGGCGGCGAGATGTTCGTGTTCGCCGACGCCGACAGCAGCTTCAGCGAATCCGAGGGCGTGCACGTGATCCGCACGCCGCGCCACGTCGGCATCCTCTCGCCGATCGTGCATGCCATCCCGGTGCAGTTGCTGGCCTACCACACCGCGCTGGCACGCGGCACCGACGTCGACAAGCCGCGCAACCTGGCCAAGTCGGTCACGGTGGAATAA
- a CDS encoding efflux RND transporter periplasmic adaptor subunit, translating to MDNHRRIRDTSGQDQVMATPYRPARRRRIAIAATSAAVVLALGGWVASGWLSGDRSFDASRLRIASVTRGDLVRDLSAEGRVIAANSPTLYAIAAGTVALKIVAGDKVAKGQPLAVIDSPELRSRLVQEESTLASLEAEASRAVLDAQIARANAQRALDQASVDRTAAMRDLERYQRAYEGGAVPQNDLARAQDLMKKADIGLSAARKDFSLQSSGAGLDARNKQLQAQRQRAVVEEARRQVDALTLRAPFDGQVGQVQVPQGTQVATNGPVLSVVDLSRFEVEIKVPESFARDLGIGMPAQISANNTRYAGEIAAVSPEVVNGEVTARVRFAEGKQPPGLRQNQRLSVRIVMDTRRDVLMVERGPFLEQDGGNLAWVVDGSSATRRPIRTGASSLSSVEIVSGLKVGDRIVVSGTDQFGTAERVRISGN from the coding sequence ATGGACAACCACCGCCGCATCCGCGACACCTCCGGCCAGGACCAGGTCATGGCCACGCCCTACCGCCCCGCCCGTCGCAGGCGGATCGCCATTGCCGCGACCAGCGCCGCGGTGGTGCTGGCGCTGGGCGGCTGGGTGGCCTCCGGCTGGCTGTCGGGCGACCGTTCGTTCGACGCCTCGCGCCTGCGCATCGCCAGCGTCACCCGCGGCGACCTGGTGCGCGATCTCAGCGCCGAAGGCCGGGTGATCGCGGCCAACAGCCCGACCCTGTACGCGATCGCCGCCGGCACCGTGGCGCTGAAGATCGTCGCCGGCGACAAGGTGGCGAAGGGCCAGCCGCTGGCGGTGATCGACAGTCCCGAGCTGCGCAGCAGGCTGGTGCAGGAGGAATCCACCCTCGCCAGCCTGGAGGCCGAAGCAAGCCGCGCCGTGCTGGATGCGCAGATCGCGCGCGCCAACGCGCAGCGCGCACTGGACCAGGCCAGCGTCGACCGCACCGCGGCGATGCGCGATCTGGAGCGCTACCAGCGCGCCTATGAAGGCGGCGCGGTGCCGCAGAACGATCTGGCGCGCGCGCAGGACCTGATGAAGAAGGCCGACATCGGCCTGTCCGCAGCGCGCAAGGACTTCTCGCTGCAGAGCAGCGGCGCCGGGCTGGATGCGCGCAACAAGCAGTTGCAGGCGCAGCGCCAGCGCGCGGTGGTGGAGGAAGCCCGCCGGCAAGTGGATGCACTGACCCTGCGCGCGCCGTTCGATGGCCAGGTCGGGCAGGTGCAGGTGCCGCAGGGCACCCAGGTCGCCACCAACGGGCCGGTGCTCAGCGTGGTGGACCTCAGCCGCTTCGAGGTCGAGATCAAGGTGCCGGAGAGCTTCGCGCGTGACCTGGGCATCGGCATGCCGGCGCAGATCAGCGCCAACAACACCCGCTACGCCGGCGAGATCGCCGCCGTCTCGCCCGAGGTGGTGAACGGCGAGGTCACCGCCCGCGTGCGCTTCGCCGAAGGCAAGCAGCCCCCGGGCCTGCGCCAGAACCAGCGGCTGAGCGTGCGGATCGTGATGGACACCCGCCGCGACGTGCTGATGGTGGAGCGCGGCCCGTTCCTGGAACAGGACGGCGGCAACCTCGCCTGGGTGGTGGATGGCAGCAGCGCGACGCGCCGCCCGATCCGCACCGGGGCGTCCAGCCTCTCGTCCGTGGAAATCGTCTCGGGCCTGAAGGTCGGCGACCGCATCGTCGTCTCCGGCACCGATCAGTTCGGCACCGCCGAGCGCGTCCGCATCTCCGGCAACTGA
- a CDS encoding ABC transporter ATP-binding protein encodes MLDMRQVTKVYRTELVETHALRSLDLQVGEGEFVAVTGPSGSGKTTFLNIAGLLEEFTGGDYVLDGVDVKGLNDNARSRLRNEKIGFIFQGFNLIPDLNLFDNCDVPLRYRGMPASERKLRIEDALGMVGLGSRMKHYPAELSGGQQQRAAIARALAGSPRLLLADEPTGNLDSQMARSVMELLEDINQQGTTIVMVTHDPELAARAQRNVHIVDGMASDVVMEAAIAHSPHARVAIA; translated from the coding sequence ATGCTGGACATGCGCCAGGTCACCAAGGTCTACCGCACCGAGCTCGTGGAAACGCACGCACTGCGCTCGCTCGACCTGCAGGTCGGCGAGGGCGAGTTCGTCGCCGTCACCGGGCCGTCGGGCTCGGGCAAGACCACCTTCCTCAACATCGCCGGCCTGCTGGAGGAATTCACCGGCGGCGACTACGTGCTGGATGGCGTCGACGTGAAGGGCCTGAACGACAACGCCCGTTCGCGCCTGCGCAACGAGAAGATCGGCTTCATCTTCCAGGGCTTCAACCTGATCCCCGACCTCAACCTGTTCGACAACTGCGACGTGCCGCTGCGCTACCGCGGCATGCCGGCATCGGAGCGCAAGCTGCGCATCGAGGATGCGCTGGGCATGGTGGGCTTGGGCTCGCGGATGAAGCACTACCCGGCAGAGCTCTCCGGCGGCCAGCAGCAGCGCGCGGCGATCGCCCGCGCGCTGGCCGGCAGCCCGCGCCTTTTGCTGGCGGACGAACCGACCGGCAACCTGGACTCGCAGATGGCGCGCAGCGTGATGGAGCTGCTGGAGGACATCAACCAGCAGGGCACCACCATCGTGATGGTCACCCATGACCCGGAGCTGGCCGCACGCGCGCAGCGCAACGTCCACATCGTCGACGGCATGGCCTCGGACGTGGTCATGGAGGCCGCCATCGCCCATTCGCCGCACGCCCGCGTCGCCATCGCCTGA
- a CDS encoding ABC transporter permease has protein sequence MFGYYLNLALRSFRRNRVLTALMVLAIALGIGASMTTLTVFHVLSGDPIPQKSDRLFYVQLDPETRDGYKPGDEPQDQLTRFDAEELLRQKKAKRQAMMTGGGGVVEPDGNKLKPFTVGLRYTSADFFAMFDVPFLRGRSWTGGDDDGRARVTVVTRELGEKLFGGSDPVGRELRIDGHALRIVGVIDDWKPAPHFYDLNTGRYDSDEQAFVPISTALDLKLGRNGSMNCFGRTIVNDPTAQNVPCSWMQYWVELESAGDAAAYKRYLDNYSEQQRSAGRFERPANTRLRNVMEWLEFRQVVPGDVRLQMWLAFAFLVVCLLNTVGLLLAKFLRRSGEIGVRRALGASRMEIFKQCLVEAGTVGVAGGALGLVLALLGLWAVRQRPAEYAQLAHLDGGMLALTFVLAIGASLLAGLLPAWRAMRVPPALQLKSQ, from the coding sequence ATGTTCGGCTACTACCTCAACCTCGCCCTGCGCAGCTTCCGCCGCAACCGCGTGCTCACCGCGCTGATGGTGCTGGCGATCGCGCTCGGCATCGGCGCCAGCATGACCACGCTGACCGTCTTCCACGTCCTCTCCGGCGACCCGATCCCGCAGAAGAGCGACCGCCTGTTCTACGTCCAGCTGGATCCGGAAACGCGCGACGGCTACAAGCCGGGCGACGAGCCGCAGGACCAGCTCACCCGCTTCGATGCCGAGGAACTGCTGCGCCAGAAGAAGGCCAAGCGGCAGGCCATGATGACCGGCGGCGGCGGCGTGGTGGAGCCGGATGGCAACAAGCTCAAGCCGTTCACGGTTGGCCTGCGCTATACCTCGGCCGACTTCTTCGCGATGTTCGACGTGCCGTTCCTGCGCGGCCGGTCATGGACCGGAGGCGATGATGACGGCCGTGCACGGGTGACGGTGGTGACCCGGGAACTGGGCGAAAAGCTGTTCGGCGGCAGCGACCCGGTAGGCCGCGAGCTGCGCATCGACGGCCATGCCCTGCGCATCGTGGGCGTGATCGACGACTGGAAGCCGGCGCCGCACTTCTACGACCTCAACACCGGCCGCTACGACAGCGACGAACAGGCGTTCGTGCCGATCAGCACCGCACTGGACCTCAAGCTGGGCCGCAACGGCAGCATGAACTGCTTCGGCCGCACCATCGTCAACGACCCCACCGCGCAGAACGTGCCCTGCAGCTGGATGCAGTACTGGGTGGAGCTGGAAAGCGCCGGCGACGCGGCCGCGTACAAACGCTATCTCGACAACTACTCCGAGCAGCAGCGCAGCGCCGGCCGTTTCGAGCGCCCGGCCAATACCCGACTGCGCAACGTGATGGAGTGGCTGGAGTTCCGCCAGGTCGTGCCCGGCGACGTGCGCCTGCAGATGTGGCTGGCGTTCGCCTTCCTGGTGGTCTGCCTGCTCAATACCGTCGGCCTGCTGCTGGCCAAGTTCCTGCGCCGCAGCGGCGAGATCGGCGTGCGCCGCGCGCTGGGCGCGTCGCGGATGGAGATCTTCAAGCAGTGCCTGGTCGAAGCCGGCACGGTTGGCGTGGCAGGCGGCGCGCTCGGCCTGGTGCTGGCCCTGCTGGGGCTGTGGGCGGTACGCCAGCGCCCGGCCGAGTACGCGCAGCTGGCCCACCTGGACGGCGGCATGCTCGCGCTGACCTTCGTGCTCGCCATCGGCGCCAGCCTGCTCGCCGGCCTGCTCCCCGCCTGGCGCGCGATGCGCGTGCCGCCGGCGCTGCAGCTGAAATCGCAATGA